In Dyadobacter sp. CECT 9275, the following proteins share a genomic window:
- a CDS encoding RagB/SusD family nutrient uptake outer membrane protein — translation MKSFRQILMIALTAVLPLQSCKESFLDYTPQGALSEEVLANKDGLNSLLIGAYAALDGQGNYGLNITGGTAWAVGPDNSIYGSGYGGESHANALSGNVEPITAFINERWKASYAGVARCNAVLRVAEKVTNMTAEEKKNIIGQTRFLRGHYYFELKRMFNMVPWIDETTVDFKQPNDKDIWPKIEEDFKYAVENVAETQPDAGRINKTAAIAYLAKTYLYQKKYPEAKTNFDLVIKNGVTSKGIKLNLNPQFEDNQRPEKELTSPEALFAVDMSANVGIGTIATANQGSMLNFPINSPFGCCGNFLPSIDLVNSFRTNPATGLPYLDDYNKHEIKHDIGILSTQPFTKDEGTIDPRLDWTAGRRGIPFKDWGLMPGNTWIRNSVATGPYVNLKNIYWNATKNLYYDGTAWAPGSAINYNVISFADVLLMAAEAEAQTGNLDVAQTYVNRVRARAANPQGFVYKYKDDATPLAGFSTTPAANYLISLYPEGSFQAGGKEFSLKAIYFERKLELAMQGHRFFDLVRWGLADSFLNAYYTYEITKVTEVTGLKFTPNKNEYYPIPQTQIDISTVDGRPTLKQNPGYQ, via the coding sequence ATGAAAAGTTTTAGACAAATTCTCATGATCGCGCTGACGGCCGTATTACCGCTTCAGTCATGTAAAGAAAGCTTTCTGGATTACACGCCGCAAGGCGCACTGAGTGAAGAGGTGTTGGCCAATAAAGATGGTCTTAATTCATTGCTGATTGGCGCGTATGCTGCACTGGACGGGCAGGGGAATTATGGCCTCAATATTACCGGAGGCACGGCTTGGGCGGTGGGCCCGGATAATTCGATTTACGGAAGCGGATATGGCGGAGAATCCCACGCCAATGCGCTCAGCGGGAACGTAGAGCCTATTACGGCTTTCATTAATGAAAGATGGAAGGCAAGCTATGCCGGTGTGGCCAGATGTAACGCGGTATTGCGTGTGGCAGAAAAGGTGACGAACATGACAGCCGAAGAGAAGAAGAATATCATTGGCCAGACCCGTTTCCTGCGGGGCCATTATTATTTTGAGCTGAAAAGAATGTTTAATATGGTGCCCTGGATTGACGAAACCACCGTCGACTTCAAGCAGCCGAACGACAAGGATATATGGCCTAAAATTGAGGAAGATTTTAAATATGCTGTTGAAAATGTGGCAGAAACCCAGCCCGACGCAGGCAGGATTAATAAAACGGCAGCCATTGCCTATCTTGCCAAGACCTACCTTTATCAGAAAAAATATCCGGAGGCAAAGACAAATTTTGACCTGGTTATTAAAAACGGCGTTACTTCCAAGGGAATAAAGCTCAATCTGAACCCTCAGTTTGAAGATAACCAGCGTCCCGAGAAAGAACTCACCAGCCCGGAAGCTTTATTTGCCGTGGATATGTCGGCCAATGTGGGGATAGGTACCATTGCAACGGCTAATCAGGGAAGTATGCTCAACTTCCCGATCAACAGCCCCTTTGGCTGCTGCGGAAATTTCCTTCCATCAATTGACCTTGTCAATTCCTTTCGTACAAATCCTGCAACCGGATTACCTTATCTGGATGACTATAACAAGCATGAAATAAAGCATGATATTGGGATTTTATCCACGCAGCCCTTCACCAAAGACGAAGGTACGATTGACCCCCGGCTGGACTGGACCGCAGGCCGCAGAGGTATTCCGTTTAAAGACTGGGGCCTGATGCCTGGAAATACCTGGATCCGTAATTCAGTGGCTACAGGGCCTTATGTAAATTTGAAAAACATCTACTGGAACGCTACCAAAAATCTGTATTACGACGGAACGGCCTGGGCACCGGGTTCGGCCATTAATTACAATGTGATCAGTTTTGCGGATGTACTGCTCATGGCGGCCGAGGCTGAGGCGCAAACGGGAAATCTGGATGTGGCACAGACGTATGTTAACCGCGTGAGAGCCAGAGCTGCTAACCCTCAGGGGTTTGTATATAAGTATAAGGACGATGCAACACCACTGGCCGGTTTTTCCACCACCCCTGCTGCCAATTATCTGATTTCACTTTATCCGGAAGGCAGCTTCCAGGCTGGCGGCAAGGAATTTTCTCTTAAAGCGATCTATTTTGAACGTAAACTGGAGTTAGCCATGCAGGGCCACCGCTTTTTTGACCTTGTGCGCTGGGGTCTGGCCGACAGCTTCCTGAATGCTTATTATACCTATGAAATCACCAAGGTGACGGAGGTGACAGGTTTGAAATTCACTCCTAATAAAAATGAGTATTACCCTATTCCTCAAACCCAGATTGATATCAGTACAGTGGATGGCAGGCCTACACTGAAACAAAATCCCGGATATCAATAA
- a CDS encoding glucoamylase family protein: MKSFKEILPLVCLMLLSYAVQAQKKKNRAPDPAVFNPAARPKNLSDTALLELVQRQTFRYFWDFGHPISGLSRERSNEAYDYGSEVVTTGGTGFGVMAMIVASERKWYPRDSVSKRLLKMVKFLSKADNFHGAFPHWLNGATGKTIPFSRKDDGGDLVETAFLFQGLLCARQYFNKDNPIENDLRNRISWLYNEIEWDWYTRGNPNQLYWHWSPNNGWAMNFELRGYNETLITYILAASSPRYPISALVYQKCWPQSDHFRNGNQYYGIPLQLGFPYGGPLFFAHYSFLGLDPRNLKDQYADYWQQNVNHTLINYQHCVLNPHHFKGYGENSWGLTASDTYNGYNAHSPENDLGTISPTAALSSFPYAPDKSMKALRHFYDDLGDKIWSEYGFTDAFNESQNWYAKSHLAIDQGPIIVMIENYRTGLLWKLFMQDPDIQRGLRTLGFVSPAVK, translated from the coding sequence ATGAAAAGTTTTAAAGAGATATTACCTCTGGTTTGCCTTATGCTGCTTTCATATGCGGTTCAGGCGCAAAAGAAAAAAAACCGTGCACCAGATCCGGCCGTTTTCAATCCGGCCGCACGTCCTAAAAATTTATCAGACACCGCACTGCTGGAGCTCGTCCAGCGACAAACCTTCCGGTACTTCTGGGATTTTGGCCATCCGATCAGCGGTTTGTCAAGGGAAAGAAGCAATGAGGCCTACGACTATGGCAGCGAAGTAGTAACAACCGGAGGAACGGGCTTTGGGGTCATGGCCATGATTGTAGCATCGGAAAGGAAGTGGTATCCGCGGGATTCTGTATCTAAAAGGCTCCTGAAAATGGTGAAGTTTTTATCAAAAGCAGATAACTTCCACGGTGCCTTTCCGCACTGGCTCAATGGTGCTACGGGCAAAACCATTCCCTTCAGCCGAAAAGACGACGGCGGAGATCTGGTTGAAACTGCCTTCCTGTTTCAGGGACTTTTATGCGCACGGCAATATTTCAATAAGGATAACCCGATTGAAAATGATCTCCGAAACCGTATATCCTGGCTTTACAATGAAATTGAATGGGACTGGTATACCCGTGGAAATCCTAACCAGCTGTACTGGCACTGGAGCCCCAACAATGGATGGGCTATGAACTTTGAATTACGGGGCTATAATGAAACCCTGATCACCTATATCCTTGCGGCCTCCTCTCCCCGGTATCCCATCAGCGCATTGGTTTATCAGAAGTGCTGGCCACAAAGTGATCACTTTAGGAATGGGAACCAGTATTATGGTATACCGCTGCAACTCGGGTTTCCTTATGGCGGCCCCCTTTTCTTTGCACATTATTCCTTTCTTGGACTGGATCCCCGAAATCTGAAAGACCAGTATGCCGACTACTGGCAGCAAAATGTGAACCATACCCTGATCAACTACCAGCATTGTGTACTTAATCCGCATCATTTTAAGGGATATGGCGAAAACTCCTGGGGGCTCACAGCCAGTGATACCTACAACGGATATAATGCGCATTCGCCGGAGAATGACCTGGGTACCATATCACCAACCGCAGCTCTCTCTTCATTCCCCTATGCGCCAGACAAGTCCATGAAGGCACTCCGGCATTTTTACGATGATCTGGGCGACAAGATATGGAGCGAATACGGCTTCACCGACGCCTTCAACGAATCTCAGAACTGGTACGCCAAATCGCACCTGGCCATAGACCAGGGGCCTATTATTGTGATGATTGAGAATTATAGGACGGGGTTGCTGTGGAAACTTTTCATGCAGGACCCGGATATTCAGAGAGGTCTGAGGACCCTCGGATTTGTAAGCCCGGCAGTAAAATAA
- a CDS encoding glucoamylase family protein, with protein sequence MVWFGVSCRQEGDPEPPARVVSASFEFNSLKVDGASGGFNYRGVQIKPYLRFNFSGPLNTSSFANAILFQSESGEVVPYTTLLENGDSTIILSPASNLRYLTSYQILVSKALKSKTNGALLSEVSVKLTTTLDSADKFPRISDDALLDLIQKQTFRYFWDFAHPVSGLARERNTSGDIVTSGGSGFWIMTIPVAIERKFITREQGLERMQKIVGFLKDKTDTFHGAFPHWLNGATGKTVPFSTKDNGADLVETSYLVQGLLTARQYFDATSAAETALRKDINTIWTAVEWDWFRKNNENVLYWHWSPDYNWEMNHQIKGWNECLITYVLAASSPTHPITRIVYEQGWTANGGFVNGKEFYGIKLPLGEDYGGPLFFAHYSFLGLNPTNLTDRYTHYFTQNKNHTLVNYNYCRANPKSYYGYSDQNWGLTASDIPGGYGASSPTNDKGVISPTAALSSFPYTPDESMKALKFFYYKLGDKIWSDYGFRDAFSLDQLWFAGSYLAIDQGPVIIMIENHRSVLVWNLFMSNPEVKTGLQTLGFSTADL encoded by the coding sequence ATGGTATGGTTCGGAGTTTCCTGCAGACAGGAGGGAGATCCCGAACCACCCGCAAGGGTTGTCTCAGCTTCGTTTGAATTTAACAGCCTGAAAGTTGATGGAGCCTCTGGTGGATTTAACTATCGCGGCGTTCAGATAAAACCGTATCTCCGGTTCAATTTTTCAGGGCCGCTGAATACTTCCTCGTTTGCAAACGCAATCCTTTTCCAGTCAGAATCGGGAGAAGTGGTACCATATACCACCTTACTTGAAAATGGAGACAGTACCATCATTTTGAGCCCGGCAAGTAATTTAAGGTACCTTACCTCCTATCAGATTCTGGTTTCAAAAGCATTAAAGTCAAAAACCAACGGCGCACTACTGAGTGAAGTGTCGGTGAAACTGACCACCACCCTTGATTCTGCTGATAAATTCCCCCGCATTTCAGATGATGCCTTATTGGACCTGATTCAAAAACAAACCTTCCGATACTTCTGGGATTTTGCACATCCGGTAAGCGGCCTCGCCCGTGAAAGAAACACCTCAGGGGATATTGTTACCTCAGGAGGTAGCGGATTTTGGATCATGACCATACCGGTAGCGATTGAGAGGAAATTCATCACAAGAGAACAAGGCCTTGAAAGAATGCAGAAGATCGTAGGTTTTCTGAAAGACAAAACGGATACGTTCCATGGTGCTTTCCCTCACTGGTTGAATGGGGCAACGGGAAAAACAGTTCCCTTCAGCACAAAAGACAATGGAGCTGACCTGGTAGAAACTTCCTATCTTGTTCAGGGATTACTTACTGCACGTCAATATTTTGATGCAACCTCCGCTGCCGAAACTGCATTGAGAAAAGACATTAATACAATATGGACCGCAGTGGAATGGGACTGGTTCCGGAAAAACAACGAAAATGTACTATACTGGCACTGGAGCCCCGACTATAACTGGGAGATGAACCACCAGATAAAGGGCTGGAACGAATGCCTGATCACGTATGTCCTGGCGGCTTCTTCTCCTACGCATCCCATTACAAGAATAGTTTATGAGCAAGGCTGGACAGCCAACGGAGGTTTTGTCAACGGCAAGGAGTTTTATGGAATAAAGTTACCCCTGGGGGAGGATTATGGCGGTCCTTTGTTTTTCGCCCACTATTCTTTTCTTGGATTAAATCCAACGAACCTTACCGATAGGTATACCCATTATTTTACCCAAAACAAAAATCACACTTTGGTCAATTATAACTATTGCAGGGCCAATCCAAAATCCTATTATGGTTACAGCGACCAGAATTGGGGACTCACCGCCAGCGACATTCCGGGTGGTTACGGTGCCAGTTCGCCCACCAACGACAAAGGAGTGATTTCACCCACGGCTGCCCTTTCCTCATTTCCATACACACCTGATGAGTCCATGAAGGCGCTCAAGTTCTTTTATTACAAACTGGGTGACAAAATTTGGAGCGATTATGGGTTCCGGGATGCGTTTTCTCTGGATCAGCTCTGGTTTGCCGGCTCCTATCTGGCCATTGATCAGGGGCCCGTTATTATAATGATTGAAAACCACCGGAGCGTACTCGTCTGGAATTTGTTCATGAGCAATCCGGAAGTCAAAACGGGGTTGCAGACACTTGGTTTCAGTACTGCTGATCTGTAA
- a CDS encoding LamG domain-containing protein has product MKTINSKLILASVVLLATTLTACYQKFDPESYAPSVSIGGFTSASEIAGSNLIAYWPFDGDYVDAISKTAGVNTGTSFGNGLKGQAMKGTKNGYVLFNPTTAILGLRSFTLGYWVNSQSTTAAGGIIGLVTLSRKDGFWGNLETFFENGGTTTDGIFKAHIQNDSLDTWVSKDGIVNLYNSWNHIALSYDGTSSTFSIYINGSKVNTTTVAKFGNLKWKNPGPLVFGANQFQTKPSLTTESEPQSWASYLTGYLDEVRIYNVALKDAEIDALVKLESRGK; this is encoded by the coding sequence ATGAAAACTATAAATTCCAAACTGATATTAGCTTCCGTTGTTCTGCTTGCCACAACGCTGACGGCTTGCTACCAGAAGTTTGACCCCGAAAGTTATGCACCCAGTGTTTCCATTGGGGGTTTTACAAGTGCAAGCGAAATAGCGGGTTCTAATCTGATTGCCTATTGGCCGTTTGACGGAGATTATGTCGATGCAATTTCCAAAACCGCTGGTGTAAACACCGGAACATCCTTCGGTAACGGCCTGAAAGGCCAGGCAATGAAAGGTACTAAAAACGGATATGTCCTTTTCAATCCTACTACCGCCATACTGGGCCTCCGGAGCTTTACCCTGGGATATTGGGTGAACAGCCAGTCCACAACTGCTGCAGGTGGGATCATAGGCCTGGTTACGCTTTCAAGGAAGGATGGCTTCTGGGGTAACCTTGAGACCTTTTTTGAAAACGGAGGTACAACAACAGACGGAATTTTCAAAGCCCACATCCAAAACGACAGCCTTGATACCTGGGTTTCCAAAGATGGGATCGTGAACCTCTACAACTCGTGGAACCACATCGCTTTATCGTATGATGGTACCTCGTCCACCTTCAGTATTTATATTAACGGGTCTAAGGTGAATACCACTACTGTTGCCAAATTCGGCAATCTTAAATGGAAAAACCCCGGCCCGCTGGTGTTCGGCGCCAATCAGTTTCAGACAAAACCCAGCCTGACCACCGAATCAGAACCGCAGTCCTGGGCCAGTTACCTAACAGGTTATCTTGATGAGGTAAGGATTTACAATGTTGCGTTAAAGGACGCGGAAATAGATGCATTGGTGAAACTGGAATCAAGAGGAAAATAA